From the Clostridium sp. Marseille-P299 genome, one window contains:
- a CDS encoding nitrogenase component 1, with amino-acid sequence MANFIDRAKFSCALGGALTTIAGLPKAVPIVHASGGCAAALSNTYNLASGYRGTGYCGGSMIPTSNVTENNIVFGGEKRLEEQIEETIIAIDADLYIVVTGCQVEIIGDDAVGIAGKFRDKNVIGASTPGFLGNTFKGYDAVLNAIIKEVIEPVREKEEKTVNLLGIVPGHDVFYRGNLEELRRLLSLVGIKANTFFGENESIETIKTYGKASLNIVLSTQAGVLPAITFEDLHHIPYVLEDIPIGPSGTEKFLRNIGSLLQVEEKVIEEVIEHEKKTYYSYLERIVDIYSDIDFQRYAIVVADSYYAYSLTRFLANDLGWIPHLVSINDISEIKDQEEYYKKFSDITSEITPFVYFRENAGDVIKDIRNSWPKNNNQKYYDSLSPAFVIGSGIERSLAEKLGAGFLAVAFPVSNRVVLNKTYVGFYGGVSLVEDLISSLVSAR; translated from the coding sequence TTGGCAAATTTTATTGACCGTGCAAAATTTTCATGTGCTTTAGGGGGAGCATTAACAACCATAGCAGGATTACCAAAAGCAGTACCGATTGTTCATGCCTCAGGGGGCTGTGCAGCTGCATTATCAAATACATATAATTTAGCTTCGGGTTACCGTGGAACTGGATATTGTGGAGGCTCTATGATCCCTACAAGTAATGTGACAGAAAATAATATTGTTTTTGGTGGAGAAAAAAGGTTAGAGGAGCAGATAGAAGAAACAATTATAGCAATCGACGCAGATTTGTATATCGTAGTAACTGGATGTCAAGTTGAAATTATTGGTGATGATGCAGTTGGAATTGCAGGTAAGTTTCGGGATAAAAATGTGATTGGTGCAAGTACTCCGGGGTTTTTGGGAAATACCTTTAAAGGTTATGATGCGGTTTTAAATGCAATTATTAAAGAAGTAATTGAGCCAGTAAGAGAAAAAGAAGAGAAAACGGTCAATCTTTTAGGTATTGTTCCTGGGCATGATGTATTTTATCGAGGAAATTTAGAAGAGTTAAGGCGTTTGCTAAGTCTAGTAGGAATCAAGGCAAATACTTTTTTTGGCGAGAATGAAAGTATTGAAACCATTAAAACCTATGGAAAAGCCTCCTTAAATATTGTGTTATCCACGCAAGCAGGGGTATTACCTGCAATTACCTTTGAAGATTTACATCACATTCCCTATGTATTAGAAGATATTCCAATCGGTCCGAGTGGCACGGAAAAATTCTTAAGAAACATAGGAAGTCTATTACAGGTGGAGGAGAAAGTCATAGAAGAGGTGATTGAACATGAAAAGAAAACTTACTACTCCTATCTTGAAAGAATTGTAGATATTTATTCCGACATTGATTTTCAAAGATATGCAATTGTTGTGGCTGACAGTTATTACGCATATTCGCTTACTAGATTCCTTGCAAATGACTTAGGTTGGATACCACATTTAGTATCGATTAATGATATCTCTGAAATAAAAGATCAAGAAGAATATTACAAAAAGTTTTCTGACATTACCTCTGAAATTACACCTTTTGTTTATTTTCGTGAAAATGCAGGAGATGTTATTAAAGATATAAGAAATAGTTGGCCAAAAAATAATAATCAAAAGTATTATGATTCCCTTTCACCAGCCTTTGTAATAGGCAGTGGTATTGAACGTAGTCTGGCAGAAAAACTTGGAGCAGGTTTTTTAGCAGTTGCATTTCCAGTAAGTAATCGTGTGGTTTTAAATAAAACTTATGTGGGATTTTATGGAGGAGTTTCACTTGTGGAAGATTTGATTTCATCGTTAGTTTCGGCTCGTTAG
- a CDS encoding nitrogenase component 1 yields the protein MSNYTDTLTYGYLSADAPPTREERIGSCSAFCGSCRNLKDGMSSGCAQLQNRKFSQSTGCQLNLAVGIVSSFTNVVMIIHSPLGCCSGFVGSGGLRKTMRASKGKKDEDFVWLHTNMDEMDVVIGGIDKLRRAILYAEREYHPEAIIIANGCVPGIIGDDIDSLVTELSSQTSAKIVPIHCEGFKSKFVASGYDSAYHGVLRHLINPVERYDRVISSDEKDEKEKYNNSRTVNIFNVGSNSNGDEVELSRLVSALGLIPRVLPLHASLEDLSNIGNAALNVSICATHDDYLLGHLKERFGTDYLIDTLPIGIRNTNRWIRLIAKRFQLEEEAERLIQLENKQLKEALEPYRKVLAGKRIFVGGGETRILTTAEFFASLGMELLGVKSHNVDFFVEDIIDSLESPELLIEVAAGQPAEELNLLRRLKPDLYVGHMGANGWVSKLGIPNIPLFGQVFNYMGYSGAFELARKAAKVLKNTNFVKNISANLDLPLSAHWYEEDPKNNIKESEIY from the coding sequence ATGTCAAATTATACAGATACATTAACCTATGGATATTTGTCAGCAGACGCACCACCAACAAGAGAAGAAAGAATAGGATCATGTTCCGCATTTTGCGGTTCTTGTAGGAATCTAAAAGATGGAATGTCCTCTGGGTGTGCACAACTACAGAACCGTAAGTTTTCTCAAAGCACTGGATGTCAACTGAATCTGGCGGTTGGAATTGTAAGCAGTTTTACTAATGTTGTAATGATTATTCATTCACCGTTAGGGTGCTGCTCAGGTTTCGTTGGTTCTGGTGGTCTAAGAAAGACAATGCGTGCTTCTAAGGGTAAAAAGGACGAAGACTTTGTATGGTTACATACCAACATGGATGAAATGGATGTAGTAATAGGCGGTATTGATAAATTGCGAAGGGCTATTCTTTATGCAGAAAGAGAGTATCATCCAGAAGCAATCATTATAGCCAATGGTTGTGTTCCTGGAATTATAGGAGATGATATTGATTCCTTAGTTACGGAATTATCTAGTCAAACATCTGCAAAAATTGTTCCTATTCATTGTGAAGGTTTTAAAAGTAAGTTCGTTGCATCTGGTTATGACTCAGCATACCATGGTGTCCTAAGGCATTTGATCAATCCTGTAGAACGATACGATAGAGTAATTTCAAGTGATGAAAAGGATGAAAAAGAAAAATATAACAACAGTAGAACTGTAAACATTTTTAATGTAGGTTCCAATAGTAATGGTGATGAAGTGGAATTATCAAGACTTGTATCAGCACTCGGTTTGATTCCACGTGTTTTACCATTGCATGCTTCTCTTGAAGACTTATCGAATATAGGTAATGCAGCACTAAATGTAAGTATCTGTGCAACCCATGATGACTACTTACTTGGGCATTTAAAAGAAAGGTTTGGAACGGATTATTTAATTGATACGTTACCAATTGGTATTCGTAATACAAATCGGTGGATACGCTTGATTGCGAAGAGGTTTCAATTAGAGGAAGAAGCGGAACGCTTGATTCAATTGGAAAATAAACAACTAAAAGAAGCCTTAGAGCCATATCGAAAAGTATTAGCAGGAAAACGAATATTTGTTGGAGGAGGAGAAACAAGAATCCTAACAACTGCTGAATTTTTTGCATCCTTAGGTATGGAATTGTTGGGTGTAAAATCGCACAATGTAGATTTCTTTGTGGAAGATATTATAGATAGTTTGGAAAGTCCGGAACTACTGATCGAAGTGGCAGCAGGTCAGCCAGCAGAAGAATTAAATCTTCTTAGACGTTTAAAACCGGATTTATATGTAGGTCATATGGGGGCAAATGGTTGGGTTAGTAAATTAGGAATACCCAATATACCGCTGTTTGGTCAGGTGTTTAATTACATGGGATACTCAGGAGCTTTTGAGTTAGCAAGAAAAGCTGCAAAAGTATTAAAAAATACGAACTTTGTAAAAAATATTTCAGCAAATTTAGACCTACCACTGAGTGCACATTGGTATGAGGAGGACCCTAAAAATAATATCAAAGAGAGTGAAATTTATTAG
- the cysK gene encoding cysteine synthase A, with product MSVIVNNLTELIGNTPLLRPNTFKQLAKIKEVDLLFKLEYFNPLGSVKDRIAFAMITDAEEKGLLNKNSVIIEPSSGNTGVGLAFVAAAKGYHLVVTMPDSMSLERRTLLTALGAELVLTPGALGMKGAIRKAEELSVQIPNGIILGQFSNSANPEIHRKTTGPEIWEATNGAVDILVAGVGTGGTVSGAGSYLKEKNPSLKVIAVEPAASPVLSGGNPGPHQIQGIGAGFVPEIYELDVIDEVYKVWNEEAIDTSRVLAREEGLLVGISSGAAAFAAAKISNRPENIGKTIVAILPDTGERYLSTDLFKKEVNEKSKFWY from the coding sequence ATGAGCGTTATTGTAAATAATCTCACGGAATTAATCGGAAATACACCATTACTTCGACCAAATACTTTTAAGCAGTTAGCAAAAATAAAAGAAGTGGATTTATTGTTTAAGCTTGAATATTTTAACCCTCTAGGGAGTGTAAAAGATCGAATTGCTTTTGCAATGATAACAGATGCTGAGGAGAAGGGGTTATTAAATAAAAACTCAGTTATCATTGAGCCCTCCAGTGGAAACACTGGAGTAGGGCTAGCATTTGTTGCTGCGGCAAAAGGATATCACTTAGTTGTAACTATGCCAGATTCTATGAGTCTTGAAAGAAGGACCCTTTTAACAGCACTGGGAGCTGAACTAGTATTAACACCTGGAGCTCTTGGGATGAAAGGTGCAATTAGAAAGGCTGAGGAATTAAGCGTTCAAATACCAAATGGTATTATACTTGGGCAATTTAGTAACTCTGCAAATCCAGAAATACATAGAAAGACGACTGGACCTGAGATATGGGAAGCGACAAATGGAGCGGTAGATATTTTAGTAGCAGGAGTAGGAACAGGTGGGACAGTTTCTGGTGCAGGTAGCTATTTGAAAGAAAAAAATCCTAGCTTAAAAGTAATCGCAGTAGAACCTGCCGCTTCCCCAGTATTATCTGGTGGAAATCCTGGTCCGCATCAAATCCAAGGCATTGGTGCGGGGTTTGTGCCTGAAATTTACGAGTTAGATGTTATTGATGAAGTTTATAAAGTGTGGAATGAGGAAGCAATCGATACGTCAAGAGTTTTAGCAAGAGAAGAGGGCCTACTTGTTGGAATTTCCTCAGGTGCAGCAGCTTTTGCAGCGGCAAAGATTTCTAATCGACCTGAAAACATTGGAAAGACGATTGTAGCCATTTTACCGGATACCGGGGAACGTTATCTTTCCACGGATTTATTTAAAAAGGAAGTCAATGAGAAAAGTAAGTTTTGGTATTAA
- a CDS encoding NifB/NifX family molybdenum-iron cluster-binding protein produces MKYRVAIGTTDLINVTEHFGQCRCFFIIEIDQKEEGYIVIEKRETAHSLSCGVHQNEAILDKIKSLHDCQIVLVKQMGGQTEKLLIHNDIIPLQYQGRIEDALKKIEKYYLKQIFYRKDVTYDYKFNE; encoded by the coding sequence ATGAAATATAGAGTCGCAATAGGAACCACGGATTTGATAAATGTAACAGAACATTTTGGGCAATGTCGTTGTTTTTTTATTATTGAAATAGATCAAAAAGAAGAAGGGTATATTGTTATTGAAAAAAGAGAAACTGCCCATTCACTTTCCTGTGGTGTACATCAAAATGAAGCGATATTAGATAAAATCAAGTCGTTGCATGATTGTCAAATTGTTTTGGTAAAGCAAATGGGAGGTCAGACGGAAAAACTTCTAATACATAATGATATTATCCCACTGCAATATCAAGGAAGGATTGAAGATGCATTAAAAAAGATTGAGAAATATTATTTAAAACAAATATTTTATAGAAAGGATGTCACGTATGACTATAAATTTAATGAATAA
- a CDS encoding ABC transporter permease, with protein sequence MTINLMNKRNVKISLDYRTVIPIVTIVAALLVDIFVPNHIEAKYRDLTNFRSVLTAGVIITVILFIISLFHENFRIRYAHKSWFVGGVFIFFNILNIITVKLLLLPQIYFPSLNRILNVYVTDYKFLIKCLVGSFSLLVEGLIVGAMIGIITGILVGWSKKWSYWIYPIIRILGPIPSSTWIPLALIAFPTPRFAAAFLIAFGAWFQLTILTSSGIQSVKQSYFEVSSTLGATNLQNLFRIAIPDALPSMFLGIFNATCSSFVALMAAEMIGSKSGIGWYINWQREMVAYPNVYAGLFIIAGFCYLFITLQFKIRDRLLGWQKGVIKW encoded by the coding sequence ATGACTATAAATTTAATGAATAAAAGAAATGTAAAGATAAGCTTAGACTACCGTACGGTCATTCCTATCGTAACTATAGTAGCTGCTTTACTTGTCGATATTTTTGTGCCAAATCATATAGAGGCAAAATATAGGGACTTAACCAATTTTCGCAGTGTACTTACAGCGGGAGTGATCATTACAGTTATTCTGTTTATAATTTCACTATTTCATGAGAATTTTAGAATTAGATATGCGCATAAATCGTGGTTTGTAGGAGGGGTCTTTATATTCTTTAATATTTTAAATATTATCACTGTAAAACTTCTTCTATTGCCACAGATTTATTTTCCTAGTTTGAATCGTATTTTAAATGTATATGTAACGGATTATAAGTTTTTAATTAAATGTTTGGTAGGTTCTTTTAGTCTGCTAGTAGAAGGCCTTATTGTAGGTGCAATGATTGGTATTATCACGGGGATTTTAGTTGGGTGGAGCAAAAAATGGAGTTATTGGATTTATCCAATTATTCGTATATTAGGACCGATTCCATCCTCTACTTGGATTCCACTTGCTTTAATTGCTTTTCCAACACCTCGTTTTGCAGCTGCGTTCTTAATTGCTTTTGGAGCGTGGTTTCAACTAACAATTCTGACTAGTTCAGGGATACAAAGTGTAAAACAATCCTATTTTGAAGTTTCATCCACATTAGGAGCTACAAACCTTCAAAATTTGTTTCGTATCGCTATTCCGGATGCATTGCCCTCTATGTTTTTGGGTATTTTCAATGCTACATGTAGCTCCTTTGTGGCTTTAATGGCAGCAGAAATGATAGGTTCAAAATCAGGGATCGGTTGGTATATTAATTGGCAGAGAGAAATGGTTGCTTATCCTAATGTTTATGCGGGGTTATTTATTATTGCAGGTTTTTGTTATTTGTTTATAACCTTACAGTTTAAAATAAGAGATCGATTATTAGGTTGGCAAAAGGGGGTTATTAAATGGTAG
- a CDS encoding ABC transporter ATP-binding protein, whose protein sequence is MVDFLDAVIKRYQEDKGLQNKEGGIKAVQVCKEFERLDGEKTVALNNLDIEINAGEFVCLIGPSGCGKSTLLRLIAGLITPSSGDLTLDDKEIVGPGHERGLVFQDPTLFPWLTIYDNISYGLKIRHIYKENKRQVEEFLELVGLKGFEKSFPHQLSGGMAQRASLARALVNHPKVLLLDEPLGALDAFTRMNMQDEILRIWKERGTTMVMVTHDVDEAIYLSDRIFVMTPRPAKIEQIIEVEIGRNETLGRKRDSVDFLKLRSKILQILDFTGKAQQPEYYL, encoded by the coding sequence ATGGTAGATTTTTTAGATGCAGTGATAAAACGGTATCAAGAGGATAAAGGTTTGCAAAATAAAGAAGGAGGGATTAAAGCCGTTCAAGTATGTAAAGAATTTGAGCGTTTGGATGGGGAAAAGACGGTTGCCTTAAATAATTTAGATATTGAAATTAATGCTGGGGAGTTTGTATGTCTCATTGGACCATCCGGTTGTGGAAAGTCTACCTTGTTACGTTTAATTGCTGGATTAATTACTCCAAGTAGTGGTGATTTAACCTTGGATGACAAGGAGATTGTTGGTCCAGGGCATGAGAGAGGGTTAGTATTTCAAGATCCAACTTTATTTCCTTGGCTTACGATTTATGACAACATATCCTATGGTTTAAAGATTCGACACATCTATAAGGAAAATAAACGGCAAGTAGAGGAGTTTCTTGAACTTGTAGGATTAAAAGGGTTTGAAAAATCATTCCCACATCAACTCTCTGGTGGGATGGCGCAAAGAGCAAGTTTAGCTAGAGCCTTAGTGAACCATCCGAAGGTATTGTTATTGGATGAACCTCTAGGAGCGTTGGATGCATTTACAAGGATGAATATGCAGGATGAAATATTGCGTATTTGGAAAGAGAGAGGAACGACAATGGTAATGGTGACTCATGATGTGGACGAAGCAATTTATTTAAGTGATCGAATTTTTGTTATGACACCAAGACCAGCAAAGATTGAACAGATCATTGAAGTTGAGATTGGTAGAAATGAAACGTTAGGTAGAAAGAGAGATAGTGTAGATTTCTTGAAATTGCGGTCTAAGATACTTCAAATTCTTGATTTTACTGGAAAAGCGCAACAACCGGAATATTATTTGTAG
- a CDS encoding ABC transporter substrate-binding protein — MKSLKKRISILLTIVLLTFSLSACKASPANEALKENESTAGKNEDASKDISKDTKEANGTSKETSNETSNGTTNASSKDISEDKTNAQEAKGNENKNLIKVLYSSGLCGIPLHIAKQLEFFEAEGLVEGVDYEYVTSSLSGVEMLTTGQADVSFGLVAAMLAPLDNGLEAKTVLGIHTGCILLLAGTDTGITSVAELKGKKIGVQQLASSAHIVAQRVLASEGIGSTVENMEVEFVTYGKDDLPIALKEGAVDAIAIGDPQATILINEGAAVELFNSATDDLLKDEYCCSLWVRNEALEKYPDEVTKVVSAIQKASAWVDQNTDLAAKIQLDNEWLVGDLEIDRQVLKTYKYLPSVSGVETALTRNILEMKELGLIRKDTNAEDLAKSSFLRLEGLPDEIVGNVEAPIDPDTQVKNNQ; from the coding sequence ATGAAATCATTAAAAAAGCGTATCAGTATCTTATTAACAATTGTATTACTAACATTTTCGCTTTCAGCTTGTAAGGCTAGTCCAGCGAATGAGGCTTTAAAGGAAAATGAATCAACTGCTGGAAAAAATGAAGATGCTTCTAAGGATATCTCTAAAGATACAAAGGAAGCTAATGGTACTTCAAAAGAAACTTCAAATGAAACTTCAAATGGTACTACAAATGCTTCTTCAAAAGACATTAGTGAGGATAAAACGAATGCTCAAGAAGCGAAAGGCAATGAAAATAAAAACCTAATAAAAGTACTCTATAGTTCAGGACTTTGTGGAATTCCATTACATATAGCAAAACAACTTGAGTTTTTTGAAGCAGAAGGCTTGGTAGAAGGAGTGGATTATGAATATGTAACTTCTAGTTTATCTGGTGTTGAGATGCTTACAACGGGTCAGGCCGATGTTAGTTTTGGACTGGTAGCAGCTATGCTAGCACCACTTGATAACGGACTAGAAGCAAAAACCGTATTAGGAATTCATACAGGGTGTATTTTATTATTAGCGGGAACAGATACGGGGATTACCTCTGTTGCAGAATTAAAAGGTAAAAAGATTGGAGTTCAGCAATTGGCATCCTCTGCTCATATCGTAGCCCAACGGGTTCTTGCAAGTGAAGGTATTGGTTCGACGGTTGAAAATATGGAGGTGGAATTTGTAACCTATGGAAAGGATGACTTACCAATTGCATTAAAAGAAGGCGCAGTGGATGCTATTGCAATTGGTGATCCACAAGCAACGATTTTAATTAATGAAGGCGCTGCTGTTGAACTTTTTAATTCAGCCACCGATGATTTATTAAAAGATGAATATTGCTGTTCTTTATGGGTTCGAAATGAAGCGTTAGAAAAATATCCAGATGAGGTGACGAAGGTTGTTTCAGCAATTCAAAAAGCTTCTGCATGGGTGGATCAAAATACAGATTTAGCAGCAAAGATTCAATTAGATAACGAGTGGCTTGTAGGTGATTTAGAAATCGATCGACAAGTTTTAAAGACCTATAAGTATTTGCCGTCGGTAAGCGGAGTAGAAACTGCACTTACTAGAAATATTTTAGAGATGAAAGAGTTAGGTTTAATTCGAAAAGATACAAACGCAGAAGATCTTGCGAAAAGCAGCTTTTTAAGATTAGAAGGGCTACCGGATGAAATCGTTGGAAACGTTGAAGCTCCGATTGATCCGGATACGCAGGTGAAAAATAATCAGTAA
- a CDS encoding ArsR/SmtB family transcription factor has product MLYLKSIQEAEEVFKALSAPMRLKIMEMIFLDEELSMNDLAESLQLTNSAISMHVSKLEKAGLVDIQTTAGKRGNMKIIKPRHDRLMIDLAPVKESRKCYQDDIRVGYFTNFKVTPTCGIATSKKIVGSFDDPRYFTFPERFDAGILWFGSGFIEYNIPNHLIAGQTITELQISFEICSEYPDYKEDYPSDIYFSINNTPLGMWVSPGDFGARKGFVTPQWWPNELNQYGLLKTLIINANGTFIDGGNQISSVTINDLKIDYLSTITLRFEVPKDTANCGGFTLFGEDFGDHNQAIRVKTFYEEM; this is encoded by the coding sequence ATGTTATATTTAAAGTCAATACAAGAAGCTGAGGAAGTTTTTAAAGCATTAAGTGCTCCAATGCGTTTAAAAATCATGGAAATGATTTTTTTGGATGAAGAACTAAGCATGAATGATTTAGCAGAATCACTGCAACTTACAAACAGTGCTATTTCCATGCATGTAAGCAAATTAGAAAAGGCTGGTTTAGTTGATATACAAACAACTGCTGGAAAACGTGGAAATATGAAAATCATAAAACCACGTCATGACCGCCTCATGATAGATTTAGCACCTGTCAAAGAATCGAGAAAATGCTATCAGGATGATATTAGAGTTGGATACTTTACTAATTTTAAAGTTACTCCTACTTGTGGTATTGCTACTTCTAAAAAAATTGTTGGTTCCTTTGATGATCCTAGATATTTTACTTTCCCAGAAAGATTTGATGCTGGAATCTTATGGTTTGGAAGTGGCTTTATCGAATACAATATTCCAAATCATTTAATCGCTGGACAAACAATTACAGAGTTACAAATATCCTTTGAAATTTGTTCTGAATATCCAGACTATAAAGAAGACTATCCATCTGATATTTATTTTTCTATCAATAATACCCCTCTTGGAATGTGGGTTAGCCCGGGTGATTTTGGTGCTAGAAAGGGATTTGTAACACCACAATGGTGGCCAAATGAGCTAAATCAATATGGACTTTTAAAGACACTGATCATCAATGCTAACGGTACTTTTATAGACGGAGGAAATCAGATTTCTTCTGTTACAATCAATGATTTAAAAATTGATTATCTAAGTACTATTACTTTGAGATTTGAAGTTCCAAAAGATACTGCAAATTGTGGTGGATTTACACTGTTTGGTGAAGACTTTGGTGACCATAACCAAGCGATTCGCGTAAAGACATTTTATGAAGAAATGTGA
- a CDS encoding alpha-N-arabinofuranosidase — protein sequence MTKLYINPSIKKGHINKEIYGHFSEHLGRCIYEGIYVGEDSTIPNTNGMRNDVVNALKDMKIPVLRWPGGCFADEYHWMDGIGPKENRKKMINTHWGGVVEDNSFGTHEFMELCRQLDCKAYINGNLGSGTVREMSEWVEYLTFDGVSPMADLRAENGHKEPWKVDYFAVGNENWGCGGNMTPEYYGNEYRRYQTYVRTYDHSKPIYKIACGANVDDYEWTRKVLETTFSHAPKHLHGFMDGLSLHYYTHPGGWEKKGSATEFDDFTWYKTLSKTLYMETLITRHGAIMDEFDPDKKIGMIVDEWGTWFDCEPGTNPGFLYQQSTMRDALVAGINLNLFNKHCDRVKMANIAQLVNVLQSVILTEGDKMLLTPTYHVFHMYQAHQEAELLESYIDTKQIGLEEKHMVPNLSESVSQSLDGKIHITLNNLSLDESYNIDTILTEAKVKSVNGTILSNDMKAHNTFEEPNLVQPTEFKDYVITESGLQFKIPSCSVLHLELELF from the coding sequence ATGACAAAATTATATATAAATCCAAGTATTAAAAAAGGACATATTAATAAAGAAATTTATGGACACTTCTCAGAACATCTTGGAAGATGTATTTATGAAGGTATTTATGTTGGTGAAGACTCTACCATTCCAAATACAAATGGGATGAGAAATGATGTAGTGAATGCATTAAAAGATATGAAGATACCTGTGCTTCGTTGGCCAGGTGGATGCTTTGCTGATGAATATCACTGGATGGATGGAATTGGTCCTAAGGAAAATCGTAAAAAGATGATAAATACCCATTGGGGTGGTGTGGTAGAAGATAATAGCTTTGGTACACATGAATTCATGGAATTATGTAGACAGCTTGATTGTAAGGCTTATATTAACGGAAATCTTGGTAGTGGAACAGTACGTGAAATGTCAGAATGGGTTGAGTACTTAACATTTGATGGAGTTTCACCAATGGCTGATTTACGAGCTGAAAATGGTCATAAAGAACCATGGAAGGTTGATTATTTTGCAGTTGGTAATGAAAATTGGGGTTGCGGTGGTAATATGACTCCTGAGTATTACGGGAATGAATATCGCAGATATCAAACGTATGTAAGAACTTACGATCACTCAAAACCAATTTATAAGATCGCATGTGGGGCAAATGTAGATGATTATGAATGGACACGTAAGGTATTAGAAACAACATTTTCTCATGCACCAAAACATTTACACGGTTTTATGGACGGACTATCTTTACATTATTATACACATCCAGGTGGATGGGAGAAGAAAGGTAGTGCCACTGAGTTTGATGATTTCACATGGTATAAAACTTTGAGTAAAACATTATACATGGAAACCTTAATAACTCGTCATGGTGCTATTATGGATGAATTTGATCCAGACAAAAAAATTGGCATGATCGTTGATGAATGGGGAACTTGGTTTGATTGTGAACCTGGTACCAATCCTGGATTTTTATATCAACAGAGTACGATGCGTGACGCATTGGTAGCTGGAATTAATTTAAACTTATTTAATAAACATTGTGACCGTGTGAAAATGGCGAATATTGCACAACTTGTGAATGTACTACAGTCTGTAATTTTAACAGAAGGTGATAAGATGCTATTAACTCCAACTTATCATGTATTTCATATGTATCAAGCACACCAGGAAGCAGAACTGCTTGAGAGTTACATAGATACAAAACAAATTGGATTAGAAGAAAAGCATATGGTACCTAATTTAAGTGAGTCTGTTTCTCAATCTTTGGATGGAAAGATTCATATAACCCTTAACAATTTATCTTTGGATGAAAGTTATAATATAGATACTATTTTAACAGAGGCAAAAGTGAAATCCGTAAATGGAACAATATTGTCAAATGATATGAAAGCACATAATACATTCGAAGAACCAAATCTTGTACAGCCAACAGAATTTAAAGATTACGTAATTACAGAGAGTGGATTACAATTTAAGATTCCTTCATGTAGTGTATTACATCTTGAGTTAGAATTATTTTAA
- a CDS encoding glycoside hydrolase family 43 protein translates to MNEILTEYNDIWIEKRADPFVYKHSDGYYYFTASVPTFDKIILRRAKSLSEMPEADEIIIWEKHTTGIMGHHIWAPEIHYLFGKWYIYFAAGEAENIWNIRPYVLECTGNDPMHDAWIEKGIMKAADDDEFSFHSFSLDATVFEHLGRYYYIWAEKTGVGKAISNLYIAEMESPVKLKTTQVLLTTPDYDWERIGFWVNEGPAVLKRNGKIFLTYSASATGACYCMGLLTANEDSDLLDPSSWVKERYPVLKTDSEKGIFGPGHNSFTKSLDGKDIMVFHARQYEEIVGDPLKDPNRHAMLMEITWSEEGKPIFEYQKNSANLS, encoded by the coding sequence ATGAATGAAATTTTGACAGAATATAACGACATATGGATCGAAAAGCGGGCAGATCCCTTCGTATATAAACATAGTGACGGCTATTATTATTTTACAGCATCTGTACCAACCTTTGATAAAATTATTTTAAGAAGGGCAAAAAGTTTATCTGAAATGCCTGAAGCAGATGAGATTATCATATGGGAGAAACATACAACTGGAATTATGGGGCATCATATTTGGGCTCCAGAAATACATTATTTGTTTGGAAAATGGTATATCTATTTTGCAGCAGGAGAAGCTGAGAATATATGGAATATACGGCCATATGTATTGGAATGCACAGGTAATGACCCTATGCACGATGCATGGATAGAAAAAGGTATTATGAAGGCAGCGGATGATGATGAGTTCTCGTTTCATTCCTTTTCTTTGGATGCAACCGTATTTGAGCATCTAGGGAGATACTATTATATATGGGCTGAAAAAACTGGAGTCGGAAAAGCTATCTCCAACTTATATATTGCTGAAATGGAATCCCCAGTGAAATTAAAAACGACACAGGTTTTATTAACGACCCCAGATTATGATTGGGAACGTATTGGATTTTGGGTAAATGAAGGTCCAGCAGTGCTTAAAAGGAATGGCAAGATATTCTTAACGTATTCAGCAAGTGCAACAGGTGCATGCTATTGTATGGGATTGTTAACTGCCAATGAAGACTCTGACCTTTTAGATCCTTCTTCTTGGGTGAAAGAAAGATATCCTGTGTTAAAAACGGATTCGGAGAAAGGAATCTTTGGTCCAGGTCATAATAGTTTTACAAAATCCTTAGATGGAAAGGATATCATGGTATTTCATGCAAGACAATATGAAGAAATTGTAGGGGATCCGTTAAAGGATCCAAATCGCCATGCTATGTTAATGGAAATAACATGGAGTGAGGAAGGAAAACCGATATTTGAATATCAAAAGAATTCAGCAAATTTAAGCTGA